The Desulfovibrio piger DNA segment TGCCTGCCACCCCACCCCGCAGGGCACCTTGCCGTGCGGCAGGAGCGCCCTGCCCTAGCCGCCGATGGAGACCATCTTGCTGCTGGCCACAGCGCCCCCCTGCCGGGCCGCCAGCAGATCCGCGCCCACGGGCTTGCTCTTGCAGGCCTGGGCGATGACCCGGGCGATATGCTCATCCGTGACCTTGGGATGACGCAGCAGGGGCCGCAACGGATACTCCCTGTCGGCAAACAGACAGGTGCGCAGATGCCCGTCGCTGGTCATACGCAGGCGGTTGCAGGACAGACAGAAATGGTTGGTCAGCGGCGTGATGAAGCCCATGCGCCCCTTGCCGCCTTCCAGGGCGAACATGCGGGCCGGGCCGCGCTGGCCCTCGTTGGCATCGCCCAGCGGCACCAGGCGGACGTGCTGCTCCACGGCGGCGCGGATGTCGCTGGCGGGCCAGAAATTCTCGGGGCTCCACAGGGTATCGCTGCCCATGGGCATGAATTCGATGAAGCGCACGTCCACGGGCAGGGTCATGGCCGCATGGACGAAGTCGGCCAGCTGGCCGTCATTGATGCCGCGCAGGCCCACGGCATTGATCTTGACCCGGATGCCCGCGGCCAGCATGGCGTCCAGGGCCCGCAGCACTTCGGGCAGCATGTCGCGCCCGGTCACACGGGCAAAGGTCTCGCGGTCGAAGCTGTCCAGCGACAGGTTCACGGCGCTGATGCGGATACGCTGCAGCAGGGGGATGTGCTCCTCCAGCAGCGTGCCGTTGGTGGTGATGCGGATGTCCAGATCGTCGAAGCGCTGCCGCAACCGCAGGAGGAAATCGTCACAGCCCTTGCGCGCAAAGGGTTCCCCGCCGGTCAGACGCACCTTTCCCACGCCCATGCCGCGCACGATCTGCACCAGACGGATCATCTCCTCATAGCGCAGCACCTTTTCGTGCGGGATGCACTGGTGCCGGGCATTGCTGTGACAATACAGACAGCGCAGGTTGCAGCGGTCCGTCAGTGACAGGCGCAGGTAACGTACCGTGCGGCCGTGGTCGTCGTGCAGGGCATGGATGCTCATCGTCCCTCCGGGGCCTCCTGTTGCCAAGAAGCAAAAATGGTTTTACACATGCAGCCATGAAGACACTCTTACGCAATCAGCGTGTCCGGCGTCTGCCGGCCGTCATCGCCCTGTGTGCCTCTCTGGCCCTGCCGCTGCCCGCGCTGGCCTGGGACGGCTTTGATGCGGATTCCGCCGACCTGGTGGAGATCATCCCCGATGCCCTGCCCAACAAGGGCGACACCGTGGACGTGCGCAACTACAGCAATGACGAGACGACCACCTGCCTGGTGGTCTCCGTCACCCGCAACAGCCGCACCGTGGAGATCGTGGTCCGCACGCCCGACGGCGAAGCGCACACCCTCGTGATGGAAGGCCGCTAGCCGTCGCGGACGGACGCGCCGGAACCCTGGGGCCCCGGCGCGACCGGGTCATGCCTATTCGTCGGCGCCCTGCTCGTAGCCGGGCAGCACCACACTGGCAGCCTCGCTTTTGCCCTGTCCCTTGGGGCAGTTGGACTGCAGATGGCAGATCTCGCAGCCGCCCTTGAAGGGATAATGGGTCACCAGAGCAAAACGGCGGTTCAGGGTGGGGGCATCTTCACGATATTCCAGGCCCAGGCCGGACAGGGCCTCACGCAGGGCCTCGGTGGGACGCGGTGCGGGCGCACAGCCGGCATCTTCCACCTGGGGCAGCACTTCCTGCACGGCGGCCATGCACATGTACTGGGCCAGGTTGTTGTCCTGCCAGCCGTCCGAAGGGGATTTTTCCCAGGCGGCGTCCACCTGCTGCTCCACGCTCTCGGGCAGCCAGACGGCCAGATAGGAGATCTTGGCTGTCTTGATCTCGCAGACCTTGAGTTGCGGCATCCACTCTTCCCACAACTTGCACAGCCGTTCCAGCGTCGCGCCGCCCAGGCGCGATTCCTGGCTCAGGGTCATGAAGCCTTCCATATCGAAATAGGGACGGATCTCGTGTTCCGTAACGGTAATCTCGCTCACAGTCTCTCCTTGCGGGCATCAGGATGAGCCCTTCTTTACCGTGCTATTGTAACCAAGGACAGGCGACCGTCAAGCCTGCACATCCTTTCACATGCGCCGGGCCCGCCGGGCTTTACTATTGCGGCCGTCTTCTTTACCATCCCCCATATTTTTTCAAGGAGCCTGCATGAGCAACCAACCCGAGCTTCCCAAGAAGATCCGCTACAAGTACGTTATGGACGACAGCGTGCGCATGAGCACCGCCCACGGCGTCTGGGGCGGCATCAATCCCCAGGGAGAGATCGAACTCAATTTCTATGAGGAAAGCGACTCCCTGCCCCAGTGGTCCGAATGCCTGGTGGCCCCGGACGGTTCGCTGGGCCCCGAGATGATGGACGAGGAGAACCTGGAAGTGCGCGAGGTGGTGCGCCGCATCAACACCCGCGTGCTGCTCAACTACAACACGGCCCGCGCCGTGCTGGAATGGCTGGAAGACCGCGTCGCCGCCCTGGAGATGGACGAAAGCGGCATGGCCGTCTACCCCCGCAACATCACCGGCCCCGAACAGTAGAAGACATGATCGACAACAGCTTCCACATCATCACCTTCGGCTGCCAGATGAACGTGCACGACTCGCAGTGGCTGGCCCGCGCCCTCGAAGCGCGCGGCTTTTGCGAGGCGCCCCTGGAAGAGGCCCGCGTGGTGGTGGTCAACACCTGTTCCGTGCGCGAAAAGCCCGAACAGAAAGTCATGAGCACCCTGGGCCGCATCCGCCAGGTCACCGGCAACTCGCCGCGTGTGCTGGTGGCCGTCACCGGCTGCGTGGCCCAGCAGCTGGGCGAAAAACTCTTCAGCCGCCAGGTGCGTCTGGTGGCGGGCAGCGACGGCATCAGCGGCGCGCCCCAGGCCATCGAACGCCTGCTGGACGAGCCCGCCCTGCGTCTTTCCCTGCTGGACTTCACCAGCCATTACGTGGAGCGCGAACCCGGCGCCGATACGCCGTCCGCGCCCGTGGGCTTCGTGAACATCATGCAGGGCTGCGACAATTTCTGCGCCTACTGCATCGTGCCCTATACCCGCGGCCGCCAGAAGTCCCGTCTGACCCCGGCCATCCTCGACGAATGCCGCCACCTGCTGGACCGCGGCGCGCGCGAGATCACCCTGCTGGGGCAGAACGTCAACGCCTTCGGCCGCGATACGCACGGCGACGGCGTCAGCTTTGCCGCCCTGCTGGAAAAAGTGGCCGCCCTGCCCGGCCTGAAGCGCCTGCGCTACGTGACGCCCCATCCCAAGGACATGGGCCCCGAAGACGTGGCGGCCTTCGCGAACATCCCGCAGCTCTGCCCGCGCCTGCACCTGCCCCTCCAGGCCGGTTCCGACGCCGTGCTCAAGCGCATGGGCCGCAAGTACGACAGCGCCCGCTATCTGGAGCTGGTGGCCAGCCTGCGTGACGCCCGCCCGGACATCGCCCTGTCCACGGACCTCATCGTGGGCTTCCCCGGCGAGACCGAGGAAGATTTCGCCGCCACGCTGGAGCTGATGCGCGCCAGTGACTTCATGTCCAGCTTCTCCTTCTGCTATTCGGACCGTCCCGGCACCCGGGCCAGCCGTTTCCTGGACAAGATCGCCCCCGACGTGCAGCAGAATCGTCTGCTGCGCCTGCAGGCCCTGCAGGAGGAGCTTTCCCAGCGCTGGCTCGACGCCCGCGTGGGCCAGGAGTGCGAAGTGCTGCTGGAGAACGCCAGCCGCCGCGAGGCCACCGACGACGACAGCCTGCAAAGCTGGCAGGGCCGCGACATCTACGGCGCCCTGGTGCATGTGCCCCTGCCCGCCGGCGACCATACCGGCCGCCTGGTCAACGCCCGCATCGTGGAAGCCAAGAAGCACAGCCTGGTGGCCGAAGCCACGGGACAGCCATGGTAGAGATGCACATGGAGGGCCTGAGCCTCGACCCGCAGACACGAAAACCCATCGTCATCCTGCGGCAGAACGACGGCAAGGGCCTGCTCCCGCTCTGGATCGGCGCCATGGAGGCCATGACCATCTCGCTGGTGCTCAACGGCGAGGAGCTGCCCCGCCCCCTGGCCCACGACCTGCTGCTCATGGTGGCCAAGGCCCTCAACGGCACGCTCACCGGCGTGGACATCGTGGACTACAGGGACGACATCTACTACGCCGTGCTCCTGCTGCGCGGCCCCTCGGGCCTCATCAGCGTGGACTGCCGCCCCTCGGACGGCATCGCCCTGGCCCTGCGCGCCTCGGTGCCCATCCGCGTCAAGAGCGAAGTCTTTGAAAAGGCCGCCCGCGAACAGGAGCCTGGCAGCATCCATCCCGCCACCCGGCACCAGGCCGGTTCCGATGCCGCCACCGACATGGCCCGCACCGCCGACGCCCGCAAGGAGGCCGACACCCTGGCCGCCCTGCTGGCCAAAGGCGCCGTGCCCGAAGATCTGGGCGAGGCCGCCGGGCCGGAACGGCTGCGCGACCTTTTGCGGGCCCTGGAGCCCGTATCGCGGAACAAGATGTAGAAAGCATCGTTCCGGGAGGTCTCTGTTGCAATACATTCAGGGATCTCAACGAATCAAGATGACAACCGGTCATCATCCACTGGAATGCAAAACAGCCCGAAACCTTCCGGTTTCGGGCTGTTTTCTCAGACAGATCCAGTGATGCCTGTGCTCCCTGTCATCAGGCCTGCTGCAACTTGGCGTGGGCCATGGACATGAAGAGCTTGATGCGGTTGAGCTGGTTGGCCTCGCTGCTGCCTGGGTCATAGTCCACGGCCATGAGGTTGGCCGCAGGACGCAGGCGCTTGAGTTCCTTCATGACGCCCTTGCCGGTGATATGGTTGGGCAGGCAGCCGAAGGGTTGCAGGCAGAGCACGTTGGTGGCGCCGTTGTCGATGAGCTCCAGCATCTCGGCGGTCAGCAGCCAGCCTTCACCGGCCTGGTTGCCGCGCGAGATGATGCCCTTGACGCTGTGCGACAAATGCCGGATGCGGGACACGGGCATGAAGATGCTGCCCTCCAGGGCCTTGCGCATGGAGGCGCGCAGCATCTCCACCCGCATGATGAACAGCCAGCTGCCCAGCGCGGGCAGGATGCGTCCGCCCAGCCGCTTCCAGCGGTACATGGGATCCATGAAGCAGTAGAGGAAGAAGTCCATGATGTCGGTGAGCACGGGCTCGCCGCCTTCGTCCATGATGTGCCGGGCCACATGGTTGTTGGCATCGGGGTGGTACTTGAGCAGGATCTCGCCCACGATGCCCACCTTGGGCCGGACCACGCCGTCACGCGGGATCTTCGTGAAGTCTTCCACGATACGGCGCATGTCCTTGCGGAAGGCACGGGTATCGCCCTTGCCCGCCACTTCGCGGGCGCGCTGCGTCCAGCGTTCCAGCAGGGCGTCGGTATCGCCCTTGTGCAGCTCGTTGGCCCGGCAGGACATGGAGACACGCTGCAGCATGTCGCCGTACAGGCAACTCAGGATCATGCGGTGCAGCATGCTGCCCGACATCTTGAAGCCCGGCTGCTTGTTGAGGGAACCGCTGCTCAGGGTCAGGATGGGCACCTGCGGGAAGCCCGCTTCCTGCAGGGCCTTGCGCAGAAGGGCCGGATAATTGCTGGCGCGGCAGGGGCCGCAGGTCTGGGCCAGCATCAGGGCCGTGCGCTGCGGGTCGCACCGGCCGTTGAACAGGGCGTCCAGCATCTGGCCGATGACCACGATGGCCGGGTAGCAGGCGTCGTTATGGACGTAGTTCAGGCCCAGCTCGATGGCCCGGCGGCTGACCACGGGCAGCACCTGCAAGCGGTAGCCCGCGCTGTTGACCGCCGCCTCCATGATGGAGAAATGCAGCGGCGCCATCTGCGGGGCCACGATGGTGTGGGTCTCGCGCATGTCTTCGGTGAAGTACGGGCTTTCCGGGCGCGGGGACTGCCGGAACTCCGGCGCCCTGCTCTCGCGGCGTTCCCGCACCGCGGCCAGCAGCGAACGGATGCGGATGCGGGCCGCCCCCAGCGACGCGCCTTCGTCGATCTTGATGAGCGTATGCAGGCGACCGTGATGGGTCAGCAGTTCCGCCACCTGGTCGCTGGTCACGGCATCGAGGCCGCAGCCGAAGGACGTGAGCTGCACCAGCTCCAGCAGGGGACGCTCGCAGACCAGGGCCGCGGCCCGGTACAGGCGGGAGTGGTAGCTCCACTGGTCCACCACGCGCAAAGGATCGCGCAGCACGCCCAGATGGGCCACGCTGTCCTCGCTGAGCACGGCCGCGCCCAGCGACGCGATATAGTCCGGCAGGCCGTGATGCACGGCAGGGTCCGCATGGTAGGGACGGCCGCACAGCACGATGCCCAGCCCCCGCTCACGTTCCACCTGGGCCAGGATGCGTTCGCCCTCGGCCCGCAGTTCGGCACGATAGGCCTCCTGCTCGGCACGGGCCGCATGGGCCGCCTCCCACAATTCCAGCTTGGGCAGGCCCAGCACTTCGTGCAGGCGGTCCACCAGGGTGTCCAGATGCTCCAGCGAGACGAAGGGCGTGTACAGATGCGCGCCCAGCTCCCGCACCTCGTCGGTGTTCAGGCGGATGACCTCGGGATAGCCGGAGACCACGGGGCAGTTGTAGCCCCGCACCGAGGTATCCTGCCCTTCACGCGGCAGACAGGGGAAGAAGATCTCCCGCACGCCCTGGCGCAGCAGGGCCGTCACATGGCCGTGGGCCAGCTTGGCGGGATAGCAGACCGTCTGGGACGGCATGGACGAAAGCCCCAGATCGTACAGCTCCTTGCCCGATGCCGGGGAAAGCTCCACCCTGTAGCCCAGGCGGGTGAAAAAGGTGAACCAGAAGGGATAGTGCTCGTAGATGTTGAGCACACGGGGGATGCCCATGCGGCCGCGGGGGGCCCGCTCCGGCTCCAGCGGCTGGTAGCGGAACAGGCGCCGGGCCTTCCAGGCGTAGATGTTGGGCATGACCGGGACATCGTCCTGCGAATGCCCCATGCCGCCGCGCTCGCAGCGGTTGCCGGACACGAAGCGGTGCCCGTTGGAGAAACGATGCACCTTGAGCAGGCAATGGTTGCCGCAGCCACGGCAGCGCACGGACTTGGTCGTGATCTCCAGCGAGCGCAGCCCGGCGGAACTCAGGGGCGTGCGCTCCTCCTGTCCGGCACAGCGGCGCAGGGCCAGCAGGGCCGCGCCGTACGCGCCCATGAGCCCGGCGATGTCGGGACGGCTGACCTCGCGTTGCAGCAGGTTTTCCATGACGCGCAGCAGGGCGTCGTTCATGAAGGAACCGCCCTGCACCAGCACGCGTTCGCCCAGCTCGTCGGGCGTGCGCAGGCGCAGCACCTTGTACAGGGCATTGCGGATGACGGCATAACAGAGCCCGGCCGCGATGTCGCCGATGGAGGCGCCTTCCTTCTGGGCCTGTTTGACCTTGGAGTTCATGAACACCGTGCAGCGCGAGCCCAGATCCACGGGATGGCGGGCAAAGAGCGCGGCCTGCACGAATTCTTCCATGCTCAGGTTCAGGCTTTGGGCAAAGGTCTCCAGAAAGGCCCCGCAACCGGCGGAACAGGCTTCATTGAGGGTCACGCCCGCGATGCAGCCCTGCCGGACCTTGAGGCACTTCATGTCCTGGCCGCCGATGTCGATGACATAGGTGGCGTCCGGCACCAGACGGCAGGCCGCCTTGAGGTGGGCCACGGTCTCCACTTCGGAGATGACGGAGCCCAGGGCAGCCCGGGCGTAGTCGGCGCCGTAGCCCGTGGCCGCACTGGCCTGTATCCAGGCACCGGCAGGCAGACGGTCCACCAGATCGGCCGCATAGGGCAGCAGCCCGGCCAGCGGATCGCCCTGGTTGCGCTGGTACCAGGTGTCCAGCACGGCACCGTTGATGTCCACCAGCACGGCCTTGACCGTGGTGGAGCCCAGGTCAACGCCCAGATAGAGCGGGCCCGAGGCCTCGGCCAGCCGGCCGCGCGGCGCGGCGTCCTGACGGTGACGGTCGAGGAAATCGTGGTATTCGGCTTCGGAATCGAACAGGGGCGGCAGGCTGGCGCTGGTTTCGCCCTCAAACGTACGGGTGCGGGCGCGTTCGGCCAGTTCGGCCACGCTCACGGGCGCGGAAGCCACGGGCCGCCCCATGCCGGGGATGTCCACCAGGCTCAGGGCCGTACCGCGCGCCACCACGTACTGGGCGTCCGGCACATCCACCACGTCTTCGGGAGCCATGTGCAGGGTCTCCACAAAGCGGGCCTTGAGCTGGGGCAGGAAATGCAGGGGCCCGCCCAAAAAGGCGACCTTGCCGCGGATGGGGTGGCCGCAGGCCAGGCCGCCGATGGTCTGTTCCACCACGGCCTGGAAGATGGAGGCCGCCAGATCCTCGCGGGGCGCGCCTTCGTTGAGCAGGGGCACCACGTCGGTCTTGGCGAAGACGCCGCAGCGGGACGCGATGGGATAGATGGTGGTGTGGCGCGCGGCCAGGGCATCGAGACCGGCCGCATCGGTATCCAGCAGGCTGGCCATCTGGTCGATGAAGGCCCCGGTACCGCCGGCACAGGCCTCGTTCATGCGCAGGTTGTCCGAACCGTCGGAAAAATAAAGGATCTTGGCGTCCTCGCCCCCCAGTTCCACAGCCACGTCGGTCTGCGGCGCCAGGACGGCGATGGCCCGCGACGTGGCCAGCACCTCCTGCACGAAGGGCAGCTCCAGGGCCTGCGCCAGCTGCAGGGCCGCGGAACCCGTCATGGCCGGGCGCACCACCAGACCGGGCCGCCGCTCGGCCAGGTCTTCCAGCAACGTGCGCAAGGTCGCGCGCACCGCCGCGCCATGACGTTCATAACGGGCTTCCAGCAGCGTGCCCCGCGCATCCACCAGGGCCAGCTTGACCGTGGTGGAGCCTGCATCGAGCCCGAGATACAAAGCTTCTTCCATTACCTGATTCCCCCGCTTCTGCCGGATAAATCTCGTCTATCGTCTTTCGTCGGATCCGGTCCCGCACCCGGCCCCTGCCGAACGGGCGCGCCACTTGGCCGCGGCATCGTCCAGCCCGGCAAAGATGAAGTCCTTGACCATCTGGTCAAGGGACGCGCTTTTTTCTGCCAGGTTCGGGAACAGACTGTTGGCAAAGGCCGGATCCAGCATGATGAGCATCATGCAGGTCCCCATGGAACTGGCGATGCAGCAGTCCAGCTGGGAGGCCTCCTGCGGGATGCCGGTGATCTCGCTCAGCAGGCCGCGCAACAACCGGGCTTTGGGATGCACCTTTTCCTGCAGGAAAGGATCCACAAAGCCCGCCGGCGAAAAAAACTCCCGTGCCAGCACCCGCACATGCCAGCTGCGCGGCCCGTGCAGATGGGCCAGCAGCTCGTCCAGCGTACGCGACAGCTTTTCGCGCGCCGTGCCCTCCGCCAGGATCTGGCGCAGGCGCTCCAGCGTGAAGAGACGGTCATGGGCCTCGGCCAGCACGGCCGCATACAGCCCTTCGCGGCTGCCGAAATGATAATTGACCGCCGCCATGTTCACATGGGCCCGTTCGCAGACCTGCTTGCTGGTCATGTTGGCATAGCCGCACTCGGCCGCCAGCTGCCCTGCCGATTCCAGGATCCGGGCCCGGGTCAGATCCCCGTCACCGCGCTTGCCGCGCTCGTGCCCCCCGTGGGAAATACTGCCCATTACCGCCTCATAGTGCTAAAGTTCCATTATCCAATCAAGAATATTTCCTGCCATGTTCAAAAAACGTTAACGAATTAAAATTCAAATTTCAATTATTTTTCTTGCCGCCGGGATCAGCATCGCGGCGTGGCAAACGGATAAAAAGAAGGCCCCACGGCATGGTGCCGCAGGGCCTTTCAGAGCGTCAGCGCTGGATGCGCCGCCGTACGGCTTCGGCATCCAGACCGTGCAGATGGTGCACGCGTATCAGGTAACACAGGGCCACGAAGCCCAGGGCCACGATATAGGAGATCCAGAAGCCCGCAGGCCCCATGGCCGGGACGAGCCAGTCCGTACGGGCCAGCGTGAAGCCCAGGGGCAGGCCGATGATCCAGTAGGAGGTGAAGCAGACCAGCGAGATGATGCGGGTATCGTTGTAGGCACGCAGGATGCCGATACTGATGGTCTGCAGGGCGTCCACCAGCTGGTAACAGGAACCGAGCAGCAGCAGGCTCATGGCCAGGGCCGTCACGGCGGGATCGTCGTTATAGATGTGCACGATCTGCTCGCGGAACAGGGCCGTGCAGGCCGCGATGATCAGCGAGGAGACCGCGCCCATGCACAGGGCCGTGCGGGCCGAAAGACGGGCCCGGCCCAGACGCCCGGCCCCCACGCTCTGCCCCACCCGGATGGCCGCCGTGATGTTCAGCGACAGGGGCAGCATGAAGACCATCCCGGCAAAGTTCATGGCGATCTGGTGCCCGGCCACGATGACCTTGCCCAGCGGTGCCAGCAGCAGTGCGGAAAGTGCGAACAGCGAGACCTCGAAGAACACGGCCAGCGCACCGGGCAGGCCGATGCGCAGGATGCGCCAGATCAGGGGAAAGTCGAAACGGCACGGCACCGGCTCGGGCGTATAGGGAGCGGCCAGGGGACTGGCGTCATCACGGGCGCGGGCCTCGCAGCCGCAGGCAGGGGCCGTGCGCGGCAGCAGCAGGGGCAGGAACAGGGGATGCAGATCCCGGTACTGGGCATCCCGGCGCACGTAGTAGATCATGCAGGCGGCCATGAACCAGTAACACAGGGCGGTGGCCACGCCGCAGCCCACGGCCCCCAGCTGGGGCAGGCCCAGCTTGCCGTAGATGAGCACATAGTTGCAGGGCACGTTGAGCGCCAGCCCCAGGATGCCGATGATCATGGCCGGGCGCGTGCGGGCATAGCCTTCCAGAAAGCTGCGCACATTGACGAACAGCATGAAGCCCGGCAGGCCCCAGAGCATGGCGCGCAAGTAGCCGCCGCCCAGGCGGGAAAGCTCCTCATCCAGCCCGAAGGACTGCAAATGCCAGGAGATGACGTAAAAGGCGGTCATCAGGATGGCGCTGATGACCAGCGTGAGCCAGATGCCCTGCCGCAGCAGGTGCGGGGTGCGCGAACGCTGCCCGCCGCCCACCAGATGGGCGCTCATGGCCGGCAGGGAAAGCAGGCAGCCGATGCCCAGCAGGGAAAGAGGGTTCCAGATGGAACCGGCCACCGCCACGGCAGCCATGTCCGCCGTGCTGGCCTGACCGGTCATGGCCGTGTCTACGAAGTTCATGCCCATCTGTGACATCTGGGCCACAAATACAGGGAGGCCCAGAGCAACAAAGCGCCGGGCCTCGGACAACGAAAAGAACTGGTTCTGCATGGTCTCCCATCCGCAGCCGGAAATATCCGGTTACAAGACAAGCCCTTATGCCGGGCCGGAGGCAGGCGGGGCATCCTGCCGGCACAGCCGTGGCAGGGTACGGTCCGCGCCCCTCCTATACCTGCTCCCCCCTTGAATGACAAGCCCGCGCCATACCGGGAAATACCTTCCCGAAAAGCCGACCGCTTTTTCTTTGCCGGCACGGCCCGCAATACTCCTGCCCTGCCGTGGCGGCATATGTTCCGTCATGGCAGACGTCCGTGAAGATGGGCCTTCAGCCACGCAAAAAAGGGGAGGCCTTGCCATGCCTCCCCTTCCCCGCGTGCCTATCCGGCTAAAATCCATCGCTCCCGCTCAGCGGCGGATGCGCTGGAGCACGGCCTCCGCATCCAGCCGGTGCAAGCGGCCCATGCGCAAACGGTACAGGCTGAAGCTCACCCACAGGGCCAGGCCGTAACCTATCCAGAAGCCGGTGGCGCCCATGGCGGGCACCAGCCAGTCCGTCCGGGCCAGGGTCCAGCCCGTGCCCAGCCCCACGATCCAGTAGGAGAACAGGCAGACGCCCAGGATGTAGCGGGTATCGTTGTAGGCGCGCAGCACACCGATACTCACCGTCTGCAACGATTCCGGGATCTGGTTGACGGCGGCGAAGACCAGCAGGCCCACGGCCAGCCCCAGCACGGCGGGGTCCGAGTTGTAGATCTGGGCGATCTGCGGCCGCAGGCACAGGGTGGTCGTCATGGTCAGCAGGGCCAGGCCCAGCCCCAGGCACAGGGCCGTGCGGGCCGAAAGGCGGGCCCGTTCCAGACGCCCGGCCCCCAGGTTCTGCCCCACCCGGATGGCCACGGTGATGTTCAGCGACAGGGGCAGCATGTAGACGATGCTGGAAAAGTTCATGGCGATCTGGTGCCCGGCCACCACCACCTTGCCCAGCGGTGCCAGCAGCAGTGCCGTGACCGCGAAGAGCGAGGCCTCGAAACAGGCGGCCAGCGCACCGGGCAAACCAATGCGGAAGATGCGCCAGACCAGCGGCCAGTCCACCCGCCGGGCCTCGCCGCCCTCCCCTGCCGTACGCGGCAGCAGCAGGGGCAGGAACAGCGGCCCCAGCTTGCGGCAGCGTGCCTCGCGCCGGGCATACAGGGCCAGAGTCAGACCCATGAACCAGTAGCACAGGGCGGTGGCCACACCGCAGCCCACGGCCCCCAGCTGGGGCAGGCCCAGCTTGCCGTAGATGAGCACATAGTTGCAGGGCACGTTGAGCGCCAGCCCCAGCAGGCCCACGAGCATGGCCGGCCTCGTGCGGGCATAGCCTTCCAGAAAGCCGCGCACGTTCACGAACAGCATCATGCCCGGCAGGCCGAAGAGCATGGCCCGCAGATACCCGGCCGCCAGCGGCGCCAGCTCGGCATCCAGACCGAACAGCTCCAGATGGAGGGAAAGGAAGGCGAACACGCCCATCAGCACCAGCGACAGCAGGGTCGAAAGCCAAAGGCCCTGCCGCAGCAGATGCGGGGTGCGCTGCTGCTCGCCGCCGCCCACCAGATGGGCCATCATGGCGGGCAGGGACAAAAGGCAGCCCATGCCCAGCAGGGAAACCGGCACCCAGATGGAGCCCGAGACGGCCACGGCGGCCATGTCCGCCGTACTGGCCTGGCCGGTCATGGCCGTGTCCACGAAATTCATGCCCATCTGGGCGATCTGCGTCACCAGCACGGGCAGGCCCAGCGCCAGGAAGCGGCGGGCCTCATTGAGGGAAAAGAATCTGTTCTTGGTCATCATGTTCTGTGATGGAGGCAAAAACAGGGCCGCTCCCTGCGGAACGGCCCTGAAAAGGCCCCGGCGGCATGACCGCACGAGGCCCCCGGATACGTACGAACAGGCCTGATGCGGCCTGCTTTACAGGAAGAGCCCCGCCCCGGGCAGGCGCAGGCCCTGCATCTTCGCCGCAGTCTCCACCAGACGGGCGATGGCCTGACGGCCCGTCTCGCCCAGGTCACGGCTGTACTCGGTGACGAAGGTCTTGATGTGGGCCGAGGTCACGCTCTCGGCCAGCTCCTGCGCGTGTTCGCGGATGAATTCCGCCGAGGCGCGCGGGTTGGCATTGGCATAGTCCACGCTGGCCGTGATGGCCGCTTCGATGGCGCGGGCCAGCTCCACGGGCACGTCGCGGCGCACGGCGATGGCGCCCAGCGGCAGGGGCGCATGATAGGTGGCTTCCCACCACTGCCCCAGGTCCAGCAGCTTCACCAGGCCGCGGTCGGCATAGGTGAAACGGCCTTCATGGATGATG contains these protein-coding regions:
- a CDS encoding MATE family efflux transporter; translation: MQNQFFSLSEARRFVALGLPVFVAQMSQMGMNFVDTAMTGQASTADMAAVAVAGSIWNPLSLLGIGCLLSLPAMSAHLVGGGQRSRTPHLLRQGIWLTLVISAILMTAFYVISWHLQSFGLDEELSRLGGGYLRAMLWGLPGFMLFVNVRSFLEGYARTRPAMIIGILGLALNVPCNYVLIYGKLGLPQLGAVGCGVATALCYWFMAACMIYYVRRDAQYRDLHPLFLPLLLPRTAPACGCEARARDDASPLAAPYTPEPVPCRFDFPLIWRILRIGLPGALAVFFEVSLFALSALLLAPLGKVIVAGHQIAMNFAGMVFMLPLSLNITAAIRVGQSVGAGRLGRARLSARTALCMGAVSSLIIAACTALFREQIVHIYNDDPAVTALAMSLLLLGSCYQLVDALQTISIGILRAYNDTRIISLVCFTSYWIIGLPLGFTLARTDWLVPAMGPAGFWISYIVALGFVALCYLIRVHHLHGLDAEAVRRRIQR
- a CDS encoding TetR/AcrR family transcriptional regulator, which gives rise to MGSISHGGHERGKRGDGDLTRARILESAGQLAAECGYANMTSKQVCERAHVNMAAVNYHFGSREGLYAAVLAEAHDRLFTLERLRQILAEGTAREKLSRTLDELLAHLHGPRSWHVRVLAREFFSPAGFVDPFLQEKVHPKARLLRGLLSEITGIPQEASQLDCCIASSMGTCMMLIMLDPAFANSLFPNLAEKSASLDQMVKDFIFAGLDDAAAKWRARSAGAGCGTGSDERR
- a CDS encoding acyl-CoA dehydratase activase-related protein translates to MEEALYLGLDAGSTTVKLALVDARGTLLEARYERHGAAVRATLRTLLEDLAERRPGLVVRPAMTGSAALQLAQALELPFVQEVLATSRAIAVLAPQTDVAVELGGEDAKILYFSDGSDNLRMNEACAGGTGAFIDQMASLLDTDAAGLDALAARHTTIYPIASRCGVFAKTDVVPLLNEGAPREDLAASIFQAVVEQTIGGLACGHPIRGKVAFLGGPLHFLPQLKARFVETLHMAPEDVVDVPDAQYVVARGTALSLVDIPGMGRPVASAPVSVAELAERARTRTFEGETSASLPPLFDSEAEYHDFLDRHRQDAAPRGRLAEASGPLYLGVDLGSTTVKAVLVDINGAVLDTWYQRNQGDPLAGLLPYAADLVDRLPAGAWIQASAATGYGADYARAALGSVISEVETVAHLKAACRLVPDATYVIDIGGQDMKCLKVRQGCIAGVTLNEACSAGCGAFLETFAQSLNLSMEEFVQAALFARHPVDLGSRCTVFMNSKVKQAQKEGASIGDIAAGLCYAVIRNALYKVLRLRTPDELGERVLVQGGSFMNDALLRVMENLLQREVSRPDIAGLMGAYGAALLALRRCAGQEERTPLSSAGLRSLEITTKSVRCRGCGNHCLLKVHRFSNGHRFVSGNRCERGGMGHSQDDVPVMPNIYAWKARRLFRYQPLEPERAPRGRMGIPRVLNIYEHYPFWFTFFTRLGYRVELSPASGKELYDLGLSSMPSQTVCYPAKLAHGHVTALLRQGVREIFFPCLPREGQDTSVRGYNCPVVSGYPEVIRLNTDEVRELGAHLYTPFVSLEHLDTLVDRLHEVLGLPKLELWEAAHAARAEQEAYRAELRAEGERILAQVERERGLGIVLCGRPYHADPAVHHGLPDYIASLGAAVLSEDSVAHLGVLRDPLRVVDQWSYHSRLYRAAALVCERPLLELVQLTSFGCGLDAVTSDQVAELLTHHGRLHTLIKIDEGASLGAARIRIRSLLAAVRERRESRAPEFRQSPRPESPYFTEDMRETHTIVAPQMAPLHFSIMEAAVNSAGYRLQVLPVVSRRAIELGLNYVHNDACYPAIVVIGQMLDALFNGRCDPQRTALMLAQTCGPCRASNYPALLRKALQEAGFPQVPILTLSSGSLNKQPGFKMSGSMLHRMILSCLYGDMLQRVSMSCRANELHKGDTDALLERWTQRAREVAGKGDTRAFRKDMRRIVEDFTKIPRDGVVRPKVGIVGEILLKYHPDANNHVARHIMDEGGEPVLTDIMDFFLYCFMDPMYRWKRLGGRILPALGSWLFIMRVEMLRASMRKALEGSIFMPVSRIRHLSHSVKGIISRGNQAGEGWLLTAEMLELIDNGATNVLCLQPFGCLPNHITGKGVMKELKRLRPAANLMAVDYDPGSSEANQLNRIKLFMSMAHAKLQQA